GAGAGGTGTCCGAGTCGGCCGAAGGAGCTCGCCTGCTAAGCGAGTATACGGATAACCCCGTATCGAGGGTTCAAATCCCTCCCTCTCCGCCAGATTTCAAATGCCCACGGCAGCGATGTCGTGGGCATTTTCGTGGGAAAGGCTCCATTCTTGGGGTTAATGCGTCAAAATCAACCAGGTTTTTTTGCGATATTGAGCGCAGAAGCTACTGGTTTCTCTGCAACTGTAATACAGACGCAGCATGATTGGCGAACGCCAAGGCGGCACCCGAAAAATTCTGGGATTCACGAGATCAACGCTAACAACCGCGAGTGTCGCGCGCCAGGGCTCTGTGTATCCGTGTTCCTAAAGGACCGAGAAGGGCCAGGCATGCAAAAAGCATGGATTTATGTTTGATCTTTCTCGGGTCGTTGCGCAGCATTTCAACAGCCATTGCCAGCACCTTGCCGTAGTGTCCGCCGCGGAAGTACCACGGGATAAAGTATGCCGGGAAGCGGGCACGAAAACGTCGAAATTCGGCCTCGCTGATGTCGTCAGGAACCATGCGTCGTGTTTTTTCTATGAATTTTAGACTTTTGGCGTAATGCTCCTGATACTTCAGTGTTGTGTTCTGGTCATGGTGCACCCAGCTGCAGTAGATCTCCTCCACTGTGTATACTGAGTACTTGTGCGCCACCCGCAAGCAGAAGTCGTAATCTTCAATGCCACTAAGCTCCGCATCAAATCCACCAACATCCAGGAAGACCTTCTTGGGAAACATCATGGATGAGAGCTGGTTGAGAACATTGCCGGTCAGAAACATCTTGAACGCATCCCCCTGTTTGACGCGATCAAGAACCTCAATGACCTTGCCTTTGTGATTCACGATTTCCGTGAATGTATCCACAATGCCGATATTGGCGTCAGGGTGGGAATCGAAAAAATCGACCTGGGCCTGCAGTTTGCCTTGTTTCCAATAGTCGTCGCTGTCGATCGGAGCTATGAGCTCACCACGTGCAGCCTCGATCCCAGCCTGCCGGCCTTTGCTCACCCCCTGGTTCGGATGGAGGTGTATCGTCCGAATACTGTCGCCGTATGAATCCAGGATATCCTGTGTGCCGTCCACACTGCCATTGTTGACAACGATGACTTCAAACGGAAAATTCGTTTGTTGCGCCAGCACGGAGTCGAGCGCCTTTCGGATGAATTTTTCAGAGTTGTATGCCGGAATGACGACAGAAACTTTCATTGTATAACCCCTGTGCGGATTTTCTGGCAAAGCATCCGTTGATGTCCTGCTCCATCAACAGAAAGAATGGGCATTGCTGTCTGTATATTTTGAAATGCGGCTGTGCTGCTTAATCGGAGCAGGAACTTTTCGATTCCTGCTTCCGCGGCATTGGTCACGTGGCACGCCGAGAGGCATGATCATCAGTATACAGTAAGGATAAATACAATAGGTCGAAAATTCGAGAGTTTTCGACTCCCCCAATTGTATTCAGATTGCTGTACTATAGATCATAATCAGCTGCTGGTTACAAGCATTTTCCAGCAGCCATGCGTAAGGCGCATAAGGGTTGTGGCAGTTGAGTTGCTCATCGGGCGGTAGTCGGAAGCCGGTTGTTCAACAGCTGCCATCCTGGTTGACTGCGTGTATCTGCTCCAGGGACAGGCCGCGCAGCGTTTCCACGGAACCCTTTTCGTAGTAGGTTTTGTACCATTCCGCAGTGGCTCGAATACCCCAGTGCACATCCGTTGTCGGTCTCCAACCCAGCCTGTTCTGCGCTTTGGAGGAGTCGAGCAGAAGAAGGTTGGCCTCGTGCAGGTTCTCCTTGTCCGGTTCAGCCTTGTATCGGGCATCGCCGCCCCAGGCGCGGGCGAAGGAGTCCACCACCGCCTCAACCGTATGGGCGGTGTGCATGGGCGGACCGAAGTTGAAGCCCTCGGCAAATGCCTCGCCTTCTTCCACCAGCGCGCGGGCCAGCATGAGATACCCTTGGAGTGGTTCGGCCACATGCTGCCAGGGTCGGACGGCATTTGGCTTGCGCAGTGTGATGGCCTCGCCTGAGCTGAACGCCCTGGCCGCATCGGGTATGAGTCGGTCCTTGCTCCAGTCTCCTCCGCCGAAGACATTCCCGGCACGAGTGCTGGCCAGGTGCACTCCCTGATCGCGCAGAAAGGAGTTGCGATACGCGGTTACGATGATTTCGGCGCAGGCCTTGCTCGCACTGTATGGATCGTGTCCGCCGAGGGCTTCGTTCTCGCGATACGGCCAGATCCATTCCTGATTCTCGTAGCATTTGTCCGAGGTGACAATGACGACGGCCTTGGGTTTTGTACTTCGGCAGGCTTCCAGCACGTTGGCCGTGCCGAGTATATTGGTATCCAGGGTGTCGATGGGTTCCTTATACGACTGGCGCACCAGAGCCTGAGCCGCGAGGTGGAACACCACATCCGGCCTGGCTTGCTCCATGCAGGCAGTCAGGGTGGGCAGATCCCGGACATTCCCGATGCAACTTTGGCACAGGCTGTCCATGTCGAGCGCCTTGTACGTGCTCGGGTTCGTGTGCGGCGTTCGGGAATAGCCGATGACCTGCGCCCCGAGATGGTCGAGCCAGAGGGCGAGCCAGCTGCCCTTGA
This is a stretch of genomic DNA from Oceanidesulfovibrio indonesiensis. It encodes these proteins:
- a CDS encoding glycosyltransferase family 2 protein, producing MKVSVVIPAYNSEKFIRKALDSVLAQQTNFPFEVIVVNNGSVDGTQDILDSYGDSIRTIHLHPNQGVSKGRQAGIEAARGELIAPIDSDDYWKQGKLQAQVDFFDSHPDANIGIVDTFTEIVNHKGKVIEVLDRVKQGDAFKMFLTGNVLNQLSSMMFPKKVFLDVGGFDAELSGIEDYDFCLRVAHKYSVYTVEEIYCSWVHHDQNTTLKYQEHYAKSLKFIEKTRRMVPDDISEAEFRRFRARFPAYFIPWYFRGGHYGKVLAMAVEMLRNDPRKIKHKSMLFACLALLGPLGTRIHRALARDTRGC
- the rfbG gene encoding CDP-glucose 4,6-dehydratase; translated protein: MSTPSDRYAVTSSFWQGKRVFVTGHTGFKGSWLALWLDHLGAQVIGYSRTPHTNPSTYKALDMDSLCQSCIGNVRDLPTLTACMEQARPDVVFHLAAQALVRQSYKEPIDTLDTNILGTANVLEACRSTKPKAVVIVTSDKCYENQEWIWPYRENEALGGHDPYSASKACAEIIVTAYRNSFLRDQGVHLASTRAGNVFGGGDWSKDRLIPDAARAFSSGEAITLRKPNAVRPWQHVAEPLQGYLMLARALVEEGEAFAEGFNFGPPMHTAHTVEAVVDSFARAWGGDARYKAEPDKENLHEANLLLLDSSKAQNRLGWRPTTDVHWGIRATAEWYKTYYEKGSVETLRGLSLEQIHAVNQDGSC